CCGACATTGGATGCGGTGGACCCTGGGGACCGCCTGGCGGTCCTCTTCCAAGACGGTGATCATACCGGCGGCTAGAAACATGCGGATGCCTTTCATTGGTGGCGATTTCTCCTCATCCCACCCGCCGTCGTACCCACCAGAGTGCTCCGACAAAAACTGCCAGCGCACCCGCTCCAAACCCCGCCCACACCGGATTCGCCATAGCAGGCTCCGGTTCTAAACTACCAGTTACACCAGTAGGCCCACCAACAGCACCCTTATCAGAAGACGACTGTATTCTCTGTCGAACCTCACTCACCAACCGCTCCATATCCACGACTTGCGACGAGGGAAGATTATACAAGGTTATGTCACGCATAGACGCAAACCGGCTGTTGCCACGGCTGTCGACACCCACAAGACCAACTATTCTATATCCCTCATCATAGACCAATCGCATTTGCCCAATCATACCATTGGCTACAAGCATCCGTTGAGCCTCTCGTACGTCATTCGCAAACCGCGAGTCACTTGATACCCGAATAATCTTCCACTCATCACGGACCCTTTGTACCCATGCGATGCCAACCGGATTTGCATTCACGTAAATTGGGAAAATATGGAGGCTTGGATAGGGCTTAATGATGTCATCCACGTCCGTTGATCCGTCGATAACACCTTGCTCAGAGACATAGTGGACGCGAAAGCCCTCGCCGAAAGTTACGCTATCAGCATCACCCAGTTTTGTAAGCCCAAAATGTTGCGGTTCGCTTGCCAAAACAACCCGCACATATGGGATGTCGTCCTTAATGCCCTGGACAACATCAGGCGGTGCGTCAGCGTAGGACTTATTAACAACTGAACAAACTACCACTGCCACCAACACAGAAACTCGAGCGACAACTGAGGTTGACCGACACATATTTTCACCTCCTGGCATTGTTCATAAAGGTCCATTTCCAGTAAAAGCTTTCATTAGAAACAAAGTCGCTGTATGGCATCCAGTTCCACATGGCCGACGTGGGCCAAGGATCCATATATGATACGTTTTTATAAACGCCATCTTCGTAGTATCCATATATTACAAAGTCGTGGCCACTACTCTTGCCCCTCCATTGGATACTCGCCGTGATGGGCTGATTTTGGTCAATATCAATCTTAACGTCTGTCCACGGTATACTGCGATCCCATGCGGTCGTACTGATACCAGCGACGTTGAGAGATTTAAATGCGTCGGAGTAATACGCAGCGACATCGGGACAGGTAGACAGCCCTGTCGTG
This is a stretch of genomic DNA from Thermaerobacter sp. PB12/4term. It encodes these proteins:
- a CDS encoding C39 family peptidase, giving the protein MAGTTGLSTCPDVAAYYSDAFKSLNVAGISTTAWDRSIPWTDVKIDIDQNQPITASIQWRGKSSGHDFVIYGYYEDGVYKNVSYMDPWPTSAMWNWMPYSDFVSNESFYWKWTFMNNARR